Proteins from one Desulfobulbaceae bacterium DB1 genomic window:
- a CDS encoding recombinase, which yields MNTTMPQDSLFNKQYQKHLKCLKLGGLQPKTIDAYARAIRRIGNYFDCRIDNLNSGQLLDYFTELLDTHSWSAVKLDLYGLKFFYSGVLNKPWEDIPLIKPPKTSRIPDILSVEQTEQLFAATKTLSYKVFFFTCYSMGLRLGEGIRLTVGDIDAGNMRVHIRDAKGNKDRLVPLPDKTLRVLREFWAMHKHPRFLFPSRKRGLKNAHLVDLPLDRGGIQTTMQTVVRQLGIKKNLMPLPASQLCHPHAGGRG from the coding sequence ATGAACACCACCATGCCACAAGATTCCCTCTTCAACAAGCAGTATCAGAAACACCTGAAATGCCTCAAACTGGGCGGTCTGCAGCCCAAGACCATCGACGCCTACGCCAGGGCGATCCGGCGTATCGGCAACTATTTCGATTGCAGGATTGACAACCTCAACTCCGGCCAGTTGCTCGACTATTTCACGGAACTCCTGGACACGCATTCCTGGAGCGCGGTCAAGCTCGACCTCTACGGCCTGAAGTTCTTCTATTCCGGGGTACTGAACAAACCCTGGGAAGATATCCCCCTGATCAAGCCTCCCAAGACATCCAGAATCCCTGACATCCTGTCCGTCGAGCAGACGGAGCAACTATTTGCCGCAACCAAAACCTTGAGCTACAAGGTCTTCTTTTTTACCTGCTACAGCATGGGCCTGCGCCTTGGCGAAGGCATTCGACTCACAGTCGGCGACATCGACGCAGGCAACATGCGGGTCCATATTCGTGATGCCAAGGGTAACAAGGACCGGCTGGTGCCGCTGCCAGACAAGACCTTGCGGGTGCTGCGGGAGTTCTGGGCCATGCACAAGCATCCCCGGTTCCTCTTCCCCAGCAGGAAAAGAGGTCTGAAAAATGCCCACCTGGTTGATTTGCCCCTGGACAGGGGCGGCATTCAAACCACCATGCAGACCGTTGTCCGGCAACTCGGCATAAAAAAAAATCTCATGCCACTCCCTGCGTCACAGCTATGCCACCCACATGCTGGAGGCCGGGGTTGA
- a CDS encoding IS91 family transposase encodes MLLSTIINKFRDSFFRTYNKNLLSGHIKALESMARCRYEHGPHMLARCSDHRCGERIYIPHSCGHRNCPHCQNHESRQWLESQLDKRLPCQYYLITFTLPGQMRDLAWKHQKTVYALMFRAVQDLLKSFTNNDKKLGGSAGFTAILHTHSRTLDYHPHIHVVMPGASINPQTGLWKEKSGKYLFSHKAMAKVFRAKLLQTLVENKLPVPHDCPDQWVVDCKDAGNGEKALIYLGRYLYRGVIREKDILHCRDGMVTFRYRHAKSGEDRTRTVKGEYFLYLLMLHVLPRGFRRARSYGFLHACSKKLLRFLQLVLRVAPWRALVRNLKQRPAIICPACGAAMVIAATMIARPPAMAAPLRQ; translated from the coding sequence ATGCTGCTCTCCACGATCATCAACAAGTTCAGGGACAGCTTCTTCCGCACCTACAACAAAAATCTCCTGTCAGGCCACATCAAGGCTCTGGAGTCCATGGCCCGATGCAGATACGAGCATGGACCGCACATGCTGGCCCGTTGTTCGGACCACCGGTGCGGCGAACGGATCTATATTCCCCATTCCTGCGGCCACAGAAACTGCCCCCATTGCCAGAACCATGAGAGCCGGCAGTGGCTGGAAAGCCAGCTTGACAAACGACTGCCGTGTCAATACTACCTGATCACCTTCACGCTGCCCGGGCAGATGCGGGATCTGGCGTGGAAACACCAGAAAACCGTTTACGCCCTGATGTTCAGGGCAGTACAGGACCTCCTGAAATCCTTCACCAATAACGACAAAAAACTCGGCGGATCAGCGGGATTCACCGCCATCCTCCACACCCATTCCAGAACCCTGGACTATCATCCGCACATCCACGTTGTCATGCCCGGAGCAAGCATCAACCCGCAAACCGGGCTGTGGAAGGAAAAATCCGGGAAATATCTCTTCAGCCACAAGGCCATGGCCAAGGTCTTTCGGGCGAAGCTGCTCCAGACCCTGGTCGAAAACAAGCTGCCGGTTCCCCATGATTGCCCCGATCAGTGGGTGGTTGACTGCAAGGACGCGGGCAACGGCGAGAAGGCCCTTATCTATCTTGGCCGTTATCTGTACCGGGGTGTTATCCGGGAAAAAGACATCCTGCACTGCCGGGACGGCATGGTCACCTTCCGGTATCGCCATGCCAAAAGCGGAGAAGACCGGACCCGAACCGTCAAGGGCGAGTACTTCCTCTACCTGCTTATGCTCCATGTGCTGCCCCGAGGGTTTCGACGGGCAAGGTCGTATGGTTTTCTCCATGCATGCAGCAAAAAGCTGCTCCGCTTCCTGCAGCTGGTGCTGCGGGTCGCGCCATGGCGCGCCCTTGTCCGCAACCTGAAGCAACGGCCGGCTATCATCTGC